In Haloplanus rubicundus, one DNA window encodes the following:
- a CDS encoding DoxX family protein: protein MGPMYAVAGALHFVVPDLYVQIVPPIFPARLALVYLSGLAEIAVGIGVLLPRTRRLAAWATVAVLVAVFPANVYMATHGVVVEGLPGGGDPSALVRWGRLPLQAVLILWAAWYTRPLPEPDRR, encoded by the coding sequence ATGGGGCCGATGTACGCCGTCGCCGGAGCGTTGCACTTCGTCGTGCCGGACCTGTACGTCCAGATCGTCCCACCGATATTCCCGGCGCGGCTCGCACTCGTGTATCTCTCCGGCCTCGCCGAAATCGCCGTCGGCATCGGGGTACTGCTCCCTCGAACGCGACGGCTGGCGGCGTGGGCGACGGTCGCCGTACTCGTCGCCGTCTTTCCGGCGAACGTCTACATGGCGACCCACGGCGTCGTCGTCGAGGGACTGCCGGGCGGCGGCGATCCGTCCGCCCTCGTTCGCTGGGGACGGCTGCCGCTGCAGGCCGTGCTGATCCTCTGGGCGGCCTGGTATACGCGGCCGTTGCCCGAACCGGACCGACGCTGA
- a CDS encoding DUF7861 family protein codes for MHHDRIHARRPTHDLDRWSTGTIESITDRDGHCVVTVAAADDTVVELVVTFAIRDLVLSRLDIADGASPVGEQVWYRRRGG; via the coding sequence ATGCACCACGACCGAATCCACGCGCGCCGACCGACCCACGACCTCGACCGGTGGTCGACGGGGACCATCGAATCGATCACGGACCGTGACGGTCACTGCGTCGTCACCGTCGCGGCGGCGGACGACACCGTGGTCGAACTCGTGGTCACGTTTGCGATCCGTGACCTCGTCCTGTCGCGACTGGACATCGCCGACGGGGCGTCGCCCGTCGGCGAGCAGGTCTGGTATCGACGGCGCGGCGGGTGA